A stretch of the uncultured Trichococcus sp. genome encodes the following:
- a CDS encoding Maf family nucleotide pyrophosphatase produces the protein MQVDIRKAVPQDLAALKIIEDACFPEAEAATLESLRERLQLFPESFLVAEANGELVGFVNGAVIDEPIIRDAHYHDAALHNPDGAYQSVFGLDVIPAFRRKGIAGKLLMGLIGAARQAGRKGLTLCCKEEKIPYYEKFGLVNSGRSESTHGNAVWYDMILHFEEEGEEQMDPKIILASQSPRRSELLSLCIKGFAVQAADIDEKAIGERILAEAGQDPFVETATELVETLAREKAAVIHRENSEAMVIGSDTVVMLDEKILGKPVDEADAYAMLRALAGKTHSVLTGVSILWGEKEETFASETKVSFFEWDDRMEAEVKAYVTSGKPMDKAGAYGIQEEAALWVSGIEGDYNTIVGFPVALVDKAIHRLLTEAETRK, from the coding sequence ATGCAAGTGGATATAAGAAAAGCGGTGCCGCAGGATTTGGCTGCACTGAAAATAATAGAGGATGCGTGTTTCCCGGAAGCCGAGGCAGCAACGCTTGAATCTCTCCGCGAGCGGCTGCAACTGTTCCCGGAGAGTTTTCTGGTTGCCGAAGCTAATGGCGAGTTGGTGGGATTCGTGAACGGCGCTGTCATCGATGAACCGATCATCCGGGATGCCCATTACCATGATGCTGCCCTGCATAATCCGGATGGCGCTTATCAAAGCGTGTTCGGCTTGGACGTGATTCCGGCCTTCAGAAGGAAAGGCATTGCGGGAAAATTACTGATGGGCTTGATCGGTGCGGCGAGGCAAGCGGGCAGAAAAGGCCTGACACTTTGCTGCAAAGAAGAAAAGATCCCTTATTACGAGAAATTCGGGTTGGTGAACAGCGGCAGATCGGAATCCACTCACGGGAATGCCGTTTGGTATGACATGATTCTGCATTTTGAAGAAGAAGGGGAAGAGCAAATGGATCCGAAAATCATTTTGGCGAGTCAATCGCCAAGACGCAGCGAATTGCTGTCCTTGTGCATCAAGGGCTTCGCTGTCCAGGCTGCGGATATCGACGAAAAAGCGATAGGAGAACGCATCCTCGCCGAAGCGGGACAGGATCCGTTCGTTGAAACGGCCACTGAGCTGGTGGAAACGTTGGCGCGGGAAAAAGCGGCGGTTATCCACCGTGAGAACAGCGAAGCGATGGTCATCGGCTCTGACACTGTGGTCATGTTGGACGAAAAAATCCTCGGCAAACCGGTTGATGAGGCCGATGCCTATGCGATGTTGCGCGCACTGGCTGGTAAGACCCACTCGGTCTTGACCGGCGTCAGCATTTTATGGGGCGAAAAGGAAGAGACCTTTGCTTCTGAGACGAAAGTCAGCTTCTTTGAGTGGGATGATCGCATGGAGGCGGAAGTGAAGGCATATGTTACATCGGGCAAGCCGATGGACAAAGCCGGAGCATACGGCATCCAGGAAGAAGCTGCGCTTTGGGTTTCCGGGATCGAAGGGGACTACAATACGATTGTCGGGTTTCCAGTCGCCTTGGTCGATAAAGCCATCCATCGGTTGCTGACGGAAGCTGAAACAAGAAAGTAG
- a CDS encoding sugar O-acetyltransferase yields MKSEKEKMIAGEPYLAGDAELVALRQSARENMRAFNDEMDPRKRSELLKNWLGKTGEKIYMEPALSLDYGSNIFVGENFYANFNCTILDTCPVTFGNNVMIAPNVSFYTATHPIDPVERNSGTEYGKPITIGDNVWIGGSSVIGPGVTLGDNVVVGMGSVVTKSFPDNVVIAGNPARVIRHIELSDTKS; encoded by the coding sequence ATGAAATCAGAAAAAGAAAAAATGATCGCCGGAGAACCCTACTTGGCTGGTGACGCGGAGCTCGTAGCCTTAAGGCAGAGCGCACGTGAAAACATGCGCGCATTCAACGACGAAATGGACCCCCGCAAGCGCAGCGAGCTGTTGAAAAACTGGCTCGGGAAGACCGGCGAGAAAATCTACATGGAACCGGCGCTCTCATTGGACTACGGCTCCAATATCTTTGTCGGCGAGAATTTCTATGCGAACTTCAATTGCACGATATTGGATACGTGTCCGGTCACATTCGGGAACAATGTGATGATCGCCCCGAACGTCAGCTTCTATACGGCCACCCATCCGATTGATCCGGTAGAACGGAACAGCGGAACAGAGTACGGCAAACCGATCACGATCGGCGACAACGTCTGGATCGGCGGCTCTTCCGTTATCGGTCCGGGTGTCACGCTCGGGGACAATGTCGTCGTCGGCATGGGCAGCGTCGTGACTAAATCATTCCCCGATAATGTCGTGATTGCTGGGAATCCGGCGCGCGTCATCCGTCACATCGAGCTTTCCGACACCAAGTCCTGA
- the amrS gene encoding AmmeMemoRadiSam system radical SAM enzyme: MKEAMLYEKLGDGRVRCGVCPHHCVIAEGKRGICAVRENREGTLYALNYGKAVAVAIDPIEKKPLNHFLPGTTAYSFATIGCNLRCLWCQNWAISQASKPNRPIYGEDISPEEHVRRALAAKCPSIAYTYTEPIIFVEYALDTMKLAREAGLKNIWKTAGYATKETLAAIIPYLDAVNVDLKGTDDEVYREYCGGTAQPVLDTIKQLHAAGVHLEITTLVVPGVNDRIDQLERMARFIAEEVGKEVPWHVNRFFPGWKMMDTAITPMKTLEMAAAIGRNFGIQHVHIGNI, encoded by the coding sequence ATGAAGGAAGCTATGTTGTACGAAAAACTGGGGGACGGCAGAGTCAGGTGTGGTGTCTGCCCGCATCATTGCGTCATCGCGGAAGGCAAGCGGGGCATCTGCGCCGTCAGAGAAAACCGTGAGGGGACTCTGTACGCATTGAACTACGGGAAAGCGGTCGCGGTCGCAATCGATCCCATCGAGAAGAAACCGCTCAATCATTTCCTTCCGGGCACTACAGCCTATTCGTTCGCTACGATCGGGTGCAATCTGCGCTGCCTTTGGTGCCAGAACTGGGCGATTTCGCAGGCCTCCAAACCGAATCGCCCGATTTATGGGGAGGACATCAGCCCGGAAGAGCATGTTCGGCGGGCTTTGGCTGCCAAGTGTCCTTCCATCGCCTACACTTACACGGAACCGATCATCTTTGTCGAATACGCGCTCGATACGATGAAGCTGGCCCGTGAAGCAGGGCTGAAGAACATCTGGAAAACGGCCGGCTATGCGACGAAAGAGACTTTGGCTGCCATCATTCCGTATTTGGACGCCGTCAATGTCGACCTGAAAGGTACCGATGACGAAGTCTACCGGGAATATTGCGGTGGAACGGCGCAGCCGGTATTGGACACCATCAAGCAGCTCCATGCAGCAGGCGTGCACCTTGAAATCACCACGCTCGTCGTCCCTGGGGTGAATGACCGCATTGATCAACTCGAACGGATGGCGCGTTTCATCGCCGAGGAAGTCGGCAAAGAAGTGCCGTGGCATGTCAATCGCTTTTTCCCTGGTTGGAAAATGATGGACACAGCCATCACGCCGATGAAAACTCTGGAAATGGCAGCAGCCATCGGCAGAAACTTCGGCATACAGCATGTGCACATCGGTAATATATAG
- the amrB gene encoding AmmeMemoRadiSam system protein B, with amino-acid sequence MLVFGVISPHPPLIIPEIGGKDIERVKRTVAALETAAERLAAAKPDLLLIISPHEGHGFEVPLHYLGKQLPSNLETEKILVTEPSYEHYYEWGKRYGEACDRSDQRTAIIASADLSHVLKPEGPYGYHSAGPLLDKLVVKAVKEKDAGQLLRLDSGFLERAAECGLRSILFLMGAFEGREYEPEVLSYEGPFGVGYLVATFMPSESEEQSKDVRSS; translated from the coding sequence ATGTTGGTTTTTGGTGTCATCAGTCCGCATCCGCCGCTCATCATTCCGGAAATAGGCGGGAAGGACATCGAAAGGGTAAAACGGACAGTGGCGGCTTTAGAGACCGCGGCCGAAAGACTCGCCGCCGCAAAACCGGACCTGCTGCTCATCATCTCGCCGCATGAAGGCCATGGCTTTGAAGTGCCGTTGCATTATCTCGGCAAACAATTGCCTTCCAACTTGGAAACAGAAAAGATTCTGGTGACGGAGCCTTCCTACGAGCACTACTATGAATGGGGAAAGCGCTATGGGGAAGCTTGCGATCGGTCGGATCAGCGCACGGCCATCATTGCCTCAGCCGATCTGTCGCACGTACTGAAGCCGGAGGGGCCTTACGGTTACCATTCGGCGGGACCGCTGTTGGACAAATTGGTCGTCAAGGCCGTAAAGGAAAAGGATGCCGGGCAGCTGTTGCGTTTGGATTCCGGATTTCTCGAAAGGGCTGCGGAGTGCGGGCTGCGCTCGATACTGTTCCTGATGGGAGCGTTCGAAGGCAGAGAATATGAACCGGAAGTGCTCTCCTATGAAGGGCCTTTCGGGGTCGGTTATCTTGTCGCAACCTTCATGCCTTCGGAGTCCGAAGAGCAAAGCAAGGATGTGCGAAGTTCATAA
- the metK gene encoding methionine adenosyltransferase → MKRTFFTSESVMEGHPDKLCDQIADAILDAILEEDPFARVACDVSASTGLITVFGQITTVSTVDIPAIVRKIIQDVGYTDSDFGIDGKACSVLIGLDRQSPDIAAGVGSSLEKRLGSDDEADQLGAGDQGLMFGYACKETPELMPMPISLAHKLAKKVAELRKSEELPYLRPDGKTQVTVEYADGHVKRVEAVVIACQHDESVGQERIREDMLRQVIPAVIPAELLDDQTKYFINATGRFVVGGPMGDSGWTGKKIIVDTYGGYARHGGGSFSGKDPTKVDRSAAYAARYVAKNVVAAGLAERCEIQLAYVIGVARPVSVRVETFGTASIGEEQIEELIKKHFDLRPAAIIRDFDLRKPIYRKLACYGHFGRPELDLPWERTDKAASLSEEMKALKQNPEN, encoded by the coding sequence ATGAAGAGAACATTTTTTACCTCGGAATCGGTCATGGAGGGGCATCCGGATAAACTCTGCGATCAGATAGCCGACGCGATTTTGGATGCCATACTGGAGGAGGACCCGTTCGCGCGGGTGGCTTGCGATGTTTCCGCCAGCACCGGTCTGATCACGGTGTTCGGCCAGATCACGACGGTCAGCACGGTGGACATTCCAGCCATCGTCCGGAAAATCATCCAGGATGTCGGCTATACGGACAGCGACTTTGGTATCGATGGGAAGGCTTGTTCCGTCCTGATCGGTTTGGACAGGCAATCACCGGATATCGCTGCAGGGGTCGGCTCCTCTTTAGAAAAGCGGCTCGGATCGGACGATGAAGCGGACCAATTGGGAGCAGGCGATCAGGGATTGATGTTCGGTTATGCCTGCAAGGAAACACCGGAGTTGATGCCGATGCCGATTTCTTTGGCGCATAAGCTGGCCAAAAAGGTTGCGGAACTTCGGAAATCAGAGGAACTGCCTTACCTGAGGCCGGACGGAAAAACGCAGGTGACTGTTGAATATGCGGACGGCCATGTCAAAAGAGTCGAAGCGGTCGTCATCGCCTGTCAGCATGACGAATCGGTCGGCCAAGAACGGATCAGAGAGGACATGCTCCGGCAGGTGATTCCGGCCGTCATTCCGGCGGAGCTGTTGGATGATCAGACGAAATATTTCATCAATGCGACCGGCCGTTTCGTCGTCGGCGGTCCCATGGGTGATTCGGGATGGACCGGGAAAAAAATCATCGTCGACACTTATGGCGGTTATGCGCGGCACGGGGGAGGCTCCTTTTCCGGGAAAGATCCGACCAAAGTCGATCGTTCCGCAGCCTATGCTGCCCGATATGTGGCGAAGAACGTCGTGGCTGCAGGGTTAGCGGAAAGGTGCGAAATCCAGCTGGCCTATGTCATCGGAGTGGCGAGGCCCGTTTCTGTCCGGGTAGAAACCTTCGGGACGGCCAGCATCGGCGAAGAACAGATCGAGGAACTGATCAAAAAGCACTTTGACTTGCGTCCAGCCGCAATCATCCGCGATTTCGACCTGCGGAAGCCAATCTACAGAAAGCTTGCCTGCTACGGTCATTTTGGCAGGCCCGAATTGGATTTGCCTTGGGAGCGGACTGATAAAGCTGCCTCATTGTCGGAAGAAATGAAGGCATTGAAGCAAAACCCGGAAAATTGA
- the queC gene encoding 7-cyano-7-deazaguanine synthase QueC, whose amino-acid sequence MNGTTQKQALVIFSGGQDSTTCLIQAIQKYGAANTVALSFSYGQRHGIELERAVWIANDLGVEHHILDANVMGKVTTNALMDESQTIKEAEAEDYPNTFVDGRNALFLLLAGIFAKSKGIRTIILGVCETDFSGYPDCRDVFVKSMNVTLNLAMDYNFNVETPLMYLTKAQTWELADQLGCLAYIEEHTHTCYMGVPGGCGECPSCKLRNAGLAEYLNK is encoded by the coding sequence GTGAACGGGACAACGCAAAAACAAGCATTGGTCATCTTTTCAGGCGGGCAGGATTCCACGACTTGCCTGATCCAAGCCATCCAAAAGTACGGCGCGGCAAACACAGTGGCACTTTCCTTCAGCTATGGCCAACGCCATGGCATCGAACTGGAACGGGCAGTCTGGATCGCCAATGATCTGGGGGTCGAGCACCACATCCTCGACGCGAACGTCATGGGCAAAGTCACGACGAACGCGTTGATGGATGAGTCGCAGACAATCAAGGAGGCCGAGGCCGAAGACTACCCGAATACCTTCGTCGACGGCCGGAACGCCCTGTTCCTGTTGTTGGCCGGCATCTTCGCCAAATCAAAAGGTATCCGTACCATCATATTGGGCGTGTGTGAAACGGACTTCAGCGGTTATCCGGACTGCCGCGACGTGTTCGTCAAATCGATGAACGTGACCCTGAATCTGGCCATGGATTACAATTTCAACGTCGAAACACCGTTGATGTACCTGACCAAGGCGCAGACATGGGAACTGGCGGATCAGTTGGGTTGCCTCGCCTACATCGAGGAACATACGCATACTTGTTATATGGGCGTCCCCGGCGGTTGCGGCGAATGCCCTTCCTGCAAACTCCGGAACGCCGGACTAGCAGAATACCTGAATAAGTGA
- the queF gene encoding preQ(1) synthase gives MTAGRNEADLKGITQLGNQQTKYPQDYDPKVLETFPNKHPDNDYFVKFNCPEFTSLCPMTGQPDFATIYISYVPGEIMVESKSLKLYLFSFRNHGDFHEDCMNIIMKDLIALMAPKYIEVWGKFTPRGGISIDPYCNYGQPGTKWADVAWQRLAQHDLYPEKVDNR, from the coding sequence ATGACAGCAGGCAGAAATGAAGCCGATCTGAAGGGCATCACCCAATTGGGCAACCAACAGACTAAATATCCGCAGGACTACGATCCGAAAGTCCTCGAGACTTTTCCGAACAAGCATCCGGACAATGATTACTTTGTGAAATTCAACTGCCCCGAATTCACAAGCCTGTGCCCGATGACGGGACAGCCCGATTTTGCGACCATCTACATTTCCTATGTCCCGGGAGAAATCATGGTCGAAAGCAAATCGTTGAAGCTTTACCTTTTCAGTTTCCGCAACCACGGCGACTTCCACGAGGATTGCATGAACATCATCATGAAGGATCTGATTGCATTGATGGCGCCGAAATACATCGAGGTGTGGGGCAAATTCACACCGAGAGGCGGCATCTCGATCGATCCGTACTGCAACTACGGTCAGCCCGGCACTAAATGGGCAGACGTGGCTTGGCAACGCTTGGCGCAGCACGATCTCTATCCTGAGAAAGTCGACAACCGTTAG
- a CDS encoding QueT transporter family protein, with protein sequence MQKTFTKTQKLTFSAMYIAMYIVIMALTQSFAFGQYQIRIATTLYALAYFNPFLIIPAGLANLMSNLFFGGLGIIDMLGGTLVGIITASLVYAVRKYNLPKWCLILPIIFIPGIVVPIYLSQLLAIPFLPLVVSLCIGQSVPAFVGYFLVQALEKRFYKSALLKP encoded by the coding sequence ATGCAAAAAACATTCACAAAAACACAAAAATTGACTTTCTCAGCAATGTATATCGCTATGTACATCGTCATCATGGCTCTGACGCAATCTTTCGCTTTTGGACAATATCAAATCCGCATCGCCACAACTCTTTACGCCCTAGCTTATTTTAACCCGTTTCTGATCATCCCGGCAGGCCTCGCCAATCTTATGTCGAACCTGTTTTTCGGTGGACTTGGGATCATCGACATGCTTGGTGGAACCTTGGTCGGTATCATCACGGCTTCGCTCGTTTACGCTGTCCGCAAATACAACCTGCCGAAGTGGTGTCTGATTTTGCCGATCATCTTCATTCCGGGAATCGTTGTGCCGATCTACCTGTCGCAACTGTTGGCCATCCCGTTCCTGCCGCTTGTCGTCAGCCTTTGCATCGGCCAATCGGTACCGGCTTTCGTCGGCTACTTTTTGGTGCAGGCACTGGAAAAACGATTCTATAAAAGCGCGCTTTTAAAGCCATAA
- a CDS encoding DEAD/DEAH box helicase gives MEHTTFESFAISEEIVTALKALRYFKPTQVQQEVIPLTLKGKDIIVESQTGSGKTVSFGVPLCESVSWEENRPQALILVPTRELALQVKEDITNIGRLKRIKATAVFGKTSFDTQKSELRQKSHIVVGTPGRVLDHLQKGTMKFDKIRYLVLDEADEMLNMGFIEQVEAIIDFLPKQRQTLLFSATMPSEVVRLASFYMKNDRVSVKMESDEASKPKILQSFIRVQESGKAKQLLDLLTVENPDSCIIFCNTQEAVNGLYTFLSKAGLPIDKMHGGMVQDDRTAVMEDFRKGRLRYLVATDVAARGIDVDNVTHVVNYDVPEEKESFIHRTGRTGRAGKTGVALTLVTPSEERSWQGVKDFAQQEITEIDPPSARFVQHHKAAFEKKLQERPVIKRARNRELNKDITKVYFNGGKKKKLRAIDFVGTLTNIPGIDADDIGIITIQENVTYIEILNGKGPHVISEMQNRTVKGKALKVHKAKK, from the coding sequence ATGGAACATACAACATTTGAAAGCTTCGCAATCAGCGAAGAAATCGTTACGGCACTAAAGGCATTGCGTTATTTCAAACCGACGCAAGTACAACAGGAGGTCATCCCGCTGACCTTAAAGGGCAAAGATATCATTGTCGAATCGCAGACCGGCAGCGGCAAGACCGTCAGTTTCGGCGTACCGTTGTGCGAAAGTGTGAGCTGGGAGGAAAACCGTCCGCAGGCGCTGATTTTGGTTCCGACAAGGGAGCTGGCGCTGCAGGTGAAAGAGGATATCACCAACATCGGACGGTTGAAGCGGATCAAGGCTACTGCTGTCTTCGGCAAAACTTCCTTCGATACGCAAAAATCGGAATTGAGACAGAAAAGCCATATCGTAGTCGGCACTCCGGGCAGGGTATTGGATCATCTGCAAAAAGGGACAATGAAATTTGACAAAATACGCTACCTGGTCCTTGATGAGGCGGATGAGATGCTGAATATGGGCTTCATTGAGCAAGTGGAAGCCATCATCGATTTCCTTCCGAAACAAAGACAAACGTTGTTGTTCTCCGCGACCATGCCGAGTGAAGTGGTGCGTTTGGCCAGCTTCTATATGAAGAACGACCGCGTTTCGGTGAAAATGGAAAGCGACGAGGCATCCAAGCCGAAGATTCTGCAATCCTTCATCCGTGTCCAAGAGTCAGGCAAAGCCAAGCAACTATTGGATCTGCTGACCGTTGAGAATCCGGACAGCTGCATCATCTTCTGCAATACGCAAGAAGCCGTTAATGGACTGTACACATTCTTGAGCAAAGCCGGTTTGCCGATCGATAAGATGCACGGCGGAATGGTGCAGGATGACCGCACTGCCGTTATGGAAGATTTCCGCAAAGGCAGGCTGCGTTATTTGGTGGCTACGGATGTGGCTGCGCGCGGGATCGATGTCGATAACGTGACGCATGTCGTCAATTATGATGTCCCCGAGGAGAAAGAGAGCTTCATCCACCGTACCGGCAGAACCGGCCGCGCCGGCAAAACGGGGGTAGCCTTGACCTTGGTAACGCCTAGTGAGGAAAGAAGCTGGCAGGGAGTGAAAGACTTCGCGCAGCAGGAAATCACCGAAATCGATCCGCCGAGCGCCCGCTTCGTGCAGCATCACAAAGCGGCTTTCGAAAAGAAACTTCAGGAACGTCCTGTCATCAAACGCGCGCGCAACCGGGAATTGAACAAGGACATCACCAAAGTCTATTTCAACGGCGGCAAGAAGAAAAAACTGCGCGCCATCGATTTCGTAGGTACGCTGACCAACATTCCCGGTATCGATGCGGATGACATCGGCATCATCACGATCCAGGAAAACGTGACCTACATCGAAATCCTGAACGGAAAAGGGCCGCATGTGATTTCTGAGATGCAGAACCGCACCGTCAAAGGCAAAGCGTTGAAAGTGCATAAAGCAAAGAAATAG
- the mnmH gene encoding tRNA 2-selenouridine(34) synthase MnmH — protein sequence MNQLKPVVTYEEIEQQRGDKSILYVDVRSPSEYAKSTIPGAVNVPVLDDEDRKTVGTLYVSGKIDEAKSHGIQVISPRLPEMFSLFQEYTKAYDQVVIFCSRGGFRSNSIFSLLKSLGMTVHRMEGGYKNYRSTINNMIPILFEKVHFVTLYGNTGTGKTAILEELKKRGANVLDLEACANNRGSVFGGVGLKKKQPHNQKMFESLLVESAAGWKEPLIVFTEGESKRIGQAVLPPSLIDAMQKGINLNIEASLEYRIGQIKKDYLHSNETELLAALDRLKSYLNEARVEGYKEQVRQQDFDAVIADLLVKYYDPRYNFNKKEFAAVFRNEDAAATAEAILEWMKQRND from the coding sequence GTGAACCAATTGAAACCAGTCGTAACGTATGAAGAAATAGAACAGCAACGCGGAGACAAATCGATTCTGTATGTGGACGTCAGGAGTCCTTCCGAGTATGCGAAGTCAACCATACCGGGCGCCGTAAATGTGCCCGTACTGGATGATGAGGATAGGAAAACAGTAGGAACGCTTTACGTTTCCGGCAAAATCGACGAAGCGAAAAGTCACGGCATCCAAGTCATTTCCCCAAGATTGCCTGAGATGTTCAGTCTTTTCCAGGAATATACAAAAGCCTACGATCAAGTCGTCATCTTCTGCAGCAGGGGAGGATTCCGCAGTAATTCGATTTTTTCCTTGCTCAAATCCTTGGGGATGACTGTCCATCGGATGGAAGGCGGCTACAAAAACTACCGCAGCACAATCAACAATATGATTCCCATATTGTTCGAAAAGGTTCATTTTGTGACGCTCTATGGAAATACCGGGACCGGAAAAACAGCCATCCTGGAGGAACTGAAGAAACGTGGAGCCAATGTGCTTGATTTGGAGGCCTGCGCCAACAACAGAGGGTCCGTCTTCGGAGGTGTCGGCCTGAAGAAGAAACAGCCGCACAACCAAAAAATGTTCGAAAGTCTGTTGGTCGAGAGCGCAGCCGGCTGGAAGGAGCCGCTGATCGTCTTTACCGAAGGCGAAAGCAAGCGGATCGGACAGGCTGTCTTGCCGCCTTCGTTGATTGATGCGATGCAGAAAGGCATCAACCTGAACATCGAGGCTTCATTGGAATACCGGATCGGACAGATCAAAAAGGATTATCTCCACAGCAATGAAACAGAGCTTCTCGCAGCGCTTGATCGCTTGAAATCTTATCTGAATGAGGCGCGTGTCGAGGGTTACAAGGAACAGGTGCGCCAGCAGGATTTCGACGCGGTCATCGCGGATCTATTGGTGAAATACTACGATCCCCGTTACAACTTCAACAAAAAAGAATTTGCCGCCGTCTTCCGCAATGAAGACGCCGCAGCAACGGCCGAAGCCATTCTGGAATGGATGAAGCAAAGGAACGATTGA
- a CDS encoding aminotransferase class V-fold PLP-dependent enzyme: MSELYYFDNSATTLKKPAAVAEAVYHAIADAQLGNPARGSHAASLNALRLTETLRQKTAALFRVPETANVAFTANATASLNLVLKGLLTPADHIITTVTEHNAVLRPLYQLEELGASLSFVGVDEFGTLLYPDFERLLRSDTRAVVVNHASNVTGNAVDLEWIGSFCREHNLIFIVDASQSAGILAIDMVKQHIDVLCFTGHKGLYGPQGTGGICLGEKTLAFMPVFTGGSGFHSFDKRYPTAMPILFEAGTQNVHGLAGLSAGVDYIQQKGLAEISRHLQELTFRFHEQIKNIPGIILYGSFAENVERAPVVSLNLEGWSSGDLSDALFMDYAIAVRPGAHCAPLIHQAFGTEKNGMVRFSFSSFNTVEEIDYAAKALKNLAEEG, encoded by the coding sequence ATGAGTGAACTTTATTATTTCGACAACAGCGCAACTACGCTGAAGAAGCCGGCTGCGGTGGCTGAAGCTGTTTATCATGCCATCGCCGACGCTCAGCTGGGCAACCCGGCACGTGGCAGCCATGCCGCTTCCCTGAACGCATTGCGGTTGACGGAAACGTTGCGCCAAAAAACGGCGGCCCTGTTCCGTGTGCCGGAAACCGCAAACGTCGCGTTTACTGCCAACGCCACCGCATCGCTGAACCTGGTACTGAAGGGCTTGCTGACGCCGGCGGACCACATCATCACGACAGTGACGGAGCACAACGCCGTTCTGCGTCCGCTGTACCAACTGGAAGAACTGGGGGCTTCCCTGTCCTTTGTCGGCGTCGATGAATTTGGGACACTCCTTTATCCCGATTTTGAGCGCCTGTTGCGATCCGATACCCGGGCAGTCGTGGTCAACCATGCTTCGAATGTCACCGGCAATGCCGTGGATTTGGAATGGATCGGCAGCTTCTGCCGGGAGCACAATCTGATTTTCATTGTCGATGCTTCCCAGAGCGCAGGCATCCTCGCCATCGACATGGTGAAGCAGCACATCGATGTCCTCTGTTTCACCGGCCACAAAGGACTTTATGGCCCGCAAGGAACCGGGGGCATCTGCCTCGGCGAAAAAACATTAGCTTTTATGCCGGTGTTCACAGGCGGCAGCGGCTTCCATTCTTTCGACAAGCGATACCCGACAGCGATGCCGATTCTTTTCGAGGCCGGCACCCAGAATGTCCACGGCTTGGCGGGCCTTTCCGCCGGTGTGGATTACATCCAGCAAAAAGGCCTGGCTGAAATCAGCCGTCACCTGCAGGAACTGACTTTCCGCTTCCATGAACAGATCAAGAACATCCCGGGAATCATCCTCTATGGCAGCTTCGCTGAAAACGTCGAGCGTGCGCCGGTCGTTTCGCTGAATCTGGAGGGCTGGTCCTCCGGCGACCTCAGCGATGCGCTCTTCATGGATTACGCGATCGCGGTGCGCCCCGGCGCCCATTGCGCACCGCTCATCCACCAAGCTTTCGGAACAGAAAAAAACGGCATGGTCCGCTTCAGCTTCTCCAGCTTCAATACGGTGGAGGAAATCGACTATGCAGCCAAAGCGCTGAAGAACTTGGCGGAAGAAGGATAA
- a CDS encoding DUF3343 domain-containing protein, with translation MIDRKHYGIVAFPTSQAAAAAEAVVRDTGRECRLIPMPEQISAGCGLVLQTHLAELNAVRALLSEHAIYNDGCYEVRFENRKKSVEVWHE, from the coding sequence ATGATCGACCGCAAACATTACGGCATCGTCGCGTTTCCGACTTCCCAGGCCGCGGCAGCCGCAGAAGCCGTTGTCCGGGATACCGGTCGGGAATGCCGGCTGATCCCCATGCCGGAACAGATTTCGGCAGGTTGCGGCCTTGTGCTGCAGACGCATCTCGCCGAGCTGAACGCGGTCCGGGCATTGTTGTCGGAACATGCCATTTACAACGATGGCTGCTACGAGGTGCGTTTTGAGAACCGAAAAAAATCCGTGGAGGTCTGGCATGAGTGA